Genomic segment of Triticum aestivum cultivar Chinese Spring chromosome 6A, IWGSC CS RefSeq v2.1, whole genome shotgun sequence:
TCCTGAACAACTTTTGGATCAGCCAAAAATTGACACCCATTACGACCTTTCCTTGGCGCACATCCAGGAGTTTTTACTCCTTTGGGAAAAGGTGTCTGAGATCAATCTCGTCGCGGGTGGTCGTTACACTATCTGTTGAAAGCTCACTTCGAGTGGCGAGTACTCGGTTTCTTTGGACTACATGGCACAATTTGAGGGGAATCTCAAAAACAATATGCCCATGTTCTTCTAGAAGGCTTGCACACCCCCAAAGTGCAAGTTCTTCGCTTGCCTAATTATCCAAAACTGGGTCTAGATGGCTGACCGGCTGGAACAACAGGGCTAGCCCAATTATGGCCTTTGCCCACTCTGCAAGCAAGTTAATGAATCTGTGCCTCACCTTCTATTCCATTGCAGATTTTCCGAACATGTTTGGGTGGATGTGGCTTCGTGGATCGGTCTCAACAATGACATTATCACGGATTGGCGGCACGAGGTCTCGGTCAAGGACTTGTGCTTCATGATTGTCCTAGACAGGGGGCCCTCAAGGAAGGCCCTCGCCTCCTTGCTCATGCTTGTTTGCTGGGAGCTTTGGAGTGAGCGCAACACAAGAATTTTTAGGCATACCGCCGCCACTGCGACCATTGTTATTGATAGGATCAAGGGGTAGGCCCATCTTTGGGCGTTAGCTatttatgtaatgtaataccgcgaGAGTTGACTTTCTTCTCCCGGATATCTGCTAAAACTCCTCTCTTAATAAATAAAACTGGCAAATCTTTTGAAAAGAACTAACAACTAGCTCTTTGTTTATGTATTTGTTTTCAAGGTTTTTGTACCCAATCTCATTTCTACcataaaataaaatatgaaaacaaatatgaaGAACTCGTACGTTTTCGTTCCTACACATGCCCATCGGTTGTATTACAACATAACCAATTATATACGAGAGTCTCCGGATAAGAAAAAGGGAACATCAAACAATCTCTTACATATAGTACAGTACAGTACATTTTTCCGTACAATTATGCGTAGGTTGCGAAGGACAGGAAGAAATCGCGCACGGACGAAGACGAACACTTTGCCACGGTTCCGACTTCCGAGTTTAGTTGTTCTTCTTGCGTTtctcaatgaagaagaagaaggcgagCGACGCGACGGAGAAGGCGGAGAAGACGCCGGCGGCGACCTTGATGGAGGTGGTGACGCCGGTGATGCTGACGATGttgaaggcggcggcgggcgcggtctGGCCGTAGGCGACCTGCGTGCCGGAGGCGTCGAGCGCGTAGGCACGCACATAGTAGGTGGCGGTGGGGATGTCGAGGGCGACGCGGTACTCGACCTTGCCGGTGCCGGGGTAGGCCTGCTGGGTGACCTTGAACTGGCAGGTCTTGTCCTTCTTGAGGTCGTCGTGGGTCTTGCGCCACTCGCGCTCCTTCTGGCTCACCGGCGCGTAGCAGAGGCTCACCTTCACGTTCTTGTAGTCGGCGTCCTTGCCGGCCGGCTGGCTCGCGTTCAGGGCCCAAGTCACCGTGATCACGTCCTCGCCGGCGTGAAGAACTGGTCAAGGATCAGTTATGTTGGTCGTTAGCGTTAAGAAGATCCTTGTTTCCGCTCTATGTCTTGTTAACGCCAATCCGTGAGGCGTGAGATGCATATACGGCGAACGTACCTTGGCCGGGACTGGGGGATGCGGTGACGTCGAGGATCACAGGCAGCTTGGAGAGGTACGCCACGGCGCCCGCCGACGCGCAGCAGCCGCCGGCGAGGACCACCACCAGCAACGCCATGACCAGCTCCGACCGTGCCATCGCCGCGATTCTAGCTTGGAACTTGGGCTGGAGCTCGCAGCTGCTCGGtcagagaaggttgcggcggtttGATGGATGGGAGAGATGTAGGAGTACGGATGGGTTTACATGTATATGTAGGCACGTCGAGAGCGCTGACCATGAGCTGGAGCTACCATCCCTCTTGCGGTCGAGGAGCCGGGGCACCCATTTGATTAACCTAATTACGATCGAAAGTCAGATCATCAACTAGTACTAGTTTCTATTTATTTTGTCTTCTCCGGCCGGAGCTGTCTGGCTGCTCTAGAGGGTCTCCAAAGGGTCCGGAAAAGCGAGATGCGGCGACTGCAAATTAAGCTGCGGCAGGAGTCATTAACTGAGCTAATTATTGAAAAATTCTAGATTTTTTGTTCTATGTGCTTGCGTTCCAAACAAGAACTATTAGCTCGTCCTCAGTCCAGTACATGTATCACCGTCGACATTTCTGTCCATATCCATCCAGACATTTTGGCAGACTGAGCGTCGCGTCCTGAGTGGCAGCCGACTATGAGGGAGAGCATTTCTAGTGCAGTCAGCTTTCCTTCTTGTCTACAGCTGCAATTAGCTTACAAAGTGTTCACATAGCTGTTGCAAATTCTATTCCAAAAAAACTATTGTTAATTTTATTGTGCAACGGACTGCAGCCAAAAAGCTTAACGGATTTCCATATGTTTCTCCATGTTGAATTTGTTGACAGCAAAAACATGCCGACATTGACACGGCAGTTAAAAGCCATTGCAATACAACAAGAGGTCCGAGGCATACATAGGTCACGTGACTCTTAGCCATAACCAAAGGTTACAAGGCTGCATTATTTGCTTCACTTGGCTTCATCAATCAGAACGTAAGATAAGGCATTTGACCTGTCGACAGTTACTTATTTACATGCCATGAGAGTGACAGGAGGAGCCACCGCTGCAGATGAATCATCAACAACCAGTATAAAACGTTAGAGcgtctctagcagaccccttaaaccATGAAATTGAAAACACGGTTTTTGGAAAACATGTTTTAAGGATCGGTTTAAGCTACGGCCGAACAGACCCCTCAAACTTAAACTATAAAACCGAATATTCGCTTACATTTTTCCCCACGTCGCCACGGTCAGCTAGCTCGCTCCTACGAAGCCAGCGGACGGCGCACGAAGCAGCCAAATACGGAGCCGCCGGCACCCAAAACGGCGTCGAATCGATCCAGGAGTAGTCGCCGTAGCTACTTCAGGAGTAAGCTAGCTAGTTCCCGTCGAATCGATCCAGGAGCTAGCTTCCGTCGCCGTAGCTAGCCGGGACGGGCGGCAGCCGGGGAGGGGTCATGGAGATGTTTCCGTGGCAGTTGGGCTCCTGCCAACTGCGTTCTTCCAATAAAAGGCACTATAGAAGCGGATGTGGAAACTGTGTTTTTGCAGATCGAGAGGAGCTTTTTACCGCACCGCATGGTGTATAATATGTCTGTTTCAGTGGGATATAACGAGTCTTCTAGAGATGCTCTAAGCAGGGataagttagtacaaaattgagtccCTTTTACCGCACCCCTTAAAGATTTAAAGATCGAAGGTGTATAATATGTCTGTTTTGGCGGGATATAAAGAGTCTGCTAGAGAtggttagtataaagttgagtcctTTAGCCCTCCACTATGTGATCGGTGCTAAAATTCTGAAAAGTATCCCACGTACATATTCATGCCAAATGAGAGAAATTTAGCACCCCTCATACAGCGTAGAGGATTTGGCATTGACTCCAGCTTGACCCCACATACGTATAAAGTAGTAATAGATCAGCCCAAGCCTGTGTCTCCGGTTGTTGCTTCGCTTGAGAAAGTACAGTGTGACGAGCTTAGTTTATTGCCTCCGGGCATGGCCAATGGTTAGCCTCAGAGGTGATGCCCTGCAAGCCAGCTAGGCTCGAATGCCAGCGCGGCACTAAAGCGATAGCTTGCAGGGCACAACGGGATCTTGCAGAGGAGGCGGCTTCTTCAAACCAAAAGCAAGAAAAGGTAAGAGAATGGGGAAAGGAGAAAGCTCCCAGACAGGCCAAACGTAGAAGTATGAGCTCTAGGTCGCGACCACGGGGTGAGCGAGGTTTACCTCGATGCCATAGTCGCCAACTTGAGCACGGTGGCGCAGCCAGGGCGGAAGGTGCGAGCTCGGggtcgccatggccggcaccgcgAGATGGATAAATGAGTCAAGCCCGGCGGCGCGGGCTCAGGATCGTGGCTGATGCTGGTCTCATAGCATCTGATTTGGTGAGATTTTTTAAGGAGGATTTTCATTGATTTGGGTAGGATTGGCAAGATTGGAAGAAAAAGATGCGCATACAGATGAGAACAGATAGGAGTTGAGAAGGGATGgtttgaagagagagagagagagagagaggcctaaGGAAGTAGTGGCCTCACGATATTGCATTGAGGGATTACAAATCAGACCTAATGCCTCAATTCccccattgtacatgccctcaaGGAATGTGGCACCGGAAAATAAAGGCATAGAGACATCGATGCCCTGGCAACGTAGGGCACTGGTGCCAAATATGTAAAAGGTGAATTTGGCACTGCTTTTGGCCTACATGGTGTAAGGCCTTAGtcagttagtacaaagttgagtctcTCCCTTGTTTTGGGAGGGAGGGAGTATTTTCATTTGTAATAAGTACAGTTTGGACCACAATGCCATTGGACTAGTACAGAGGTGTTCGTACACCTTGGCTCCCGCTCGTATTTCATTGTTGTCGATACATAGTTTTATTTGAATTGGCCAATTTTATTCAAAACAAAAATGCTTAACGACTTAAAGAATTTCCAACAAATTTATTGTGTTGCCATCAAAAtatgagagaattccttatttggtcCTTTCTTAAAATCTGGTTTTCTATTTGGCCCTAGAAATTTCATTTTTCCCTTTTTGACATCATAAATTCATTTTATTCACTTCTGTCACTTTTTGCTGTTAACACCATCAAATGAGACTTGAAATGTCTTATTTACCACTGCTTTACCACAttggaaaaaaaacagaaaaatctaGTTGTGACGTGAGGCATGAAGGAGGGCGCGGCAAGTAGTGATGGACGGTCGAGACGGCGCTGTGCAGGCCCAAGTCGCGGCACCAGATGTCACGCCCCGAGACCCTCCAGTTGTTGCCCCTCTCACTAGTGCAAAGGCCAAACAAACCTGTGGCCACCATACAAAGTCTCCACGTGGCCATTTGAATGTCCTAAGTATTTCTAGAGTGTTGCCAGCACATGCATGTACATCCCATAAATATCAGGCCACATAGCTAGCTAGCTACTTCATAATTAATTTGTACTTGTACTTACTTTGTACTACTGCTGAGTCAGACCGACATGAGCCAGAGGAAAAACTCCACATCTATTCTTCTGTTCTCACAAGTTCTTTCTATATTGGCATGCGTACTGCTTAGCTTCGGAGAATTTCCTCCACTCGTGTACAACTTCCCATTATCCATGCACTAATCTTGGTGTAGCATATATTATTtgcttaattatttatttaaacaaATAATACAAATTTAATTATCTAACTAAACTCAACAACTTAAAATAAATATCCTTAAACATCAGGGTTATTACACCGAAGGTCCGTTGGTGACAGGGGCGTGCTAGCTGGGTCGCCGTGGCTGCCTGCTTTCCATGGTCTAGTGTATgctctttgtgtgtgtgtgatgTGATGTGTGTGTTGTGTGCAAATAGAGAAATTGAGAGATGGATCCCTACTATACGATGTGCGTGAAGAGAGAAACCGTGAGATTGCTGTGCATGTCCGTACTGCTCGTACATGTTAATTAGTGCACTGGTTCTTATTAATATGGTTTCTCAGAACAGTCTTGTAATATAATTTCGTTGCAAATCCAAGGCACTGATGCATTCTGCCCACGCGCCCACGTCGCCATTGCTTTTGACTTCCAGCTTATAATTTTGGTCACAAAATACATCAGGGGTAAAATGGACTTTTCATGTTGCATTTAACGGTGTTAGTTGTCAAAACTGACAAAAATGTTATAAAGGGAACAAAATAAAGCGTGAGTGTCAAAACAGGAAGAAATTGTTTACCAGGGCCAAAAAGGGAACCAAATTTTAAGATAgagccaaataaggaattctctctcaaaataTATTCAAATATATTCATCAAGAGAATCTCATATTGATTACATACACGTAAGTCAACATATGTACAGATAACGAGCAGGTTACACAAGCACGTAATGCAATGAGAAAGCTACTGTTAAATCCTATCTAATTTAATTATTTCTTCCATTCCATGGAAGAGAGAATGGAATCTCTGACATTCCATGAACACGACAAATGGAAGACACGGCTCAAACATACAAGTTACAAGTTAGCGACATGGCAGATGCTAGGATCTTGGGCACATCATCTTCTTCGCTCACTCAGCTCCGTCAAGAATGGATCACCAAATTTTAAGgtagggccaaataaggaattctctttCAAAATATATTCATCGAGAGAATCTCATCTTGATTACATACANNNNNNNNNNNNNNNNNNNNNNNNNNNNNNNNNNNNNNNNNNNNNNNNNNNNNNNNNNNNNNNNNNNNNNNNNNNNNNNNNNNNNNNNNNNNNNNNNNNNNNNNNNNNNNNNNNNNNNNNNNNNNNNNNNNNNNNNNNNNNNNNNNNNNNNNNNNNNNNNNNNNNNNNNNNNNNNNNNNNNNNNNNNNNNNNNNNNNNNNNNNNNNNNNNNNNNNNNNNNNNNNNNNNNNNNNNNNNNNNNNNNNNNNNNNNNNNNNNNNNNNNNNNNNNNNNNNNNNNNNNNNNNNNNNNNNNNNNNNNNNNNNNNNNNNNNNNNNNNNNNNNNNNNNNNNNNAGTTATAAGTTAGCAACATGGCAGATGCTAGGATCTTGGGCACATCATCTTCTTCGCTCACTCAGCTCCGTAAAGAATGGATCACCAAATTTTAAGgtagggccaaataaggaattctctctcaaaataTATTCATGGAGAGAATCTCATCTTGATTACATACACACAAGTCAACATATGTCCAGATAACGAGCAGGTTACACAAGCACGTAATGCAATGAGAAAGCTACTGTTAAATCCTATCTAATTTAATTATTTCTTCCATTCCATGGAAGAGAGAATGGAATCTCTGACATTCCATGAACACGACAAATGGAAGTCACGGCTCAAACATACAAGTTATAAGTTAGCGACATGGCAGATGCTAGGATCTTGGGCACATCATCTTCTTCGCTCACTCAGCTCCGTCAAGAATGGATGCTCAAGGGCCTCTTGGGCCGTTAGGCGGCTTGCTGGATCATAACTCAGCAGCCCTTGCAAAAGATTGATGAAGTCCCCAGCAGAATGTTCTACGTTTTGCATCACCAGATTCTGCTTGCACAAAATCAGTTCGATTCATAAGCCAAACAAATCTAAAAATGGTCACAATTTGAATGGGGACAACAGGATATGGATAATACCTGAAGCCGAGGCAGCTTCATGACAGCTTTCATGCTTTCCCGTGAAGCACATCCTTCAGGCCAGTTTAAACGGCCCTTCCTCACATATTTCTCACCATGTCGACTACATAAAAGGAATAACAAAACACATAGTTTGAGTAATTCTCTTGCATGGCTGAAAGCTTACGACACTGGTATGGATCAAGGACAGCAACATACTCGGCCTTCTTGAGCATGTGATATGGCAACGGCCCAAGCACCCTCTCCATCATAGCAAGATGCTCCAAATTTTCATGGGTTTGAAACAGCGCCTCTCCCTGCAGTACCTCTGGTAGCTCAAAAACTCTATCCTTGTGACTTAATGACAGATGAAAGTAAGCCCCAATGACATACCGTGCAGAGTTCAACTAGTATACACCCAACGCTCCAGATATCACATGGGTAACTCCATCCAAGTCCTGAACAACATCCACCATGGCAAATATAAATAACTTACAACCCCAAAATCTAGCTGAAGGGAAGAGCCTTTGCACTGGGCGAGAAAGATACCCAGGATAACTTCCGGAGCACGATAATGCCTAGTAGAAACGACATAGGTCTGGTCCTGCTGGTCATATGTTGTGCTGCCAAAATCAATAACCTTTATTGAACTGGACTTGGGCACACGCTTGTAGTAGGATCCCTCCTTCGGTGAACAGGATGAAACCTAGCAGTTATTAGCAAAGAATTAGCACGAACAGCATACACAATAATCTAAGTTGAATAATTTATAACTGCAAGGTCAAGTTAGTAAAAGAATAAAGTATACTTTATAATCAGGAACTTTAATGTACTCCGGAGAAACAAGAAGAATGTTCTCGGGCTTTAAATCAGTGTGAATGAGGCGCAAATCATGCATAACTGCAACACACATTACAGAGAAGATAAATATTTGACAAAAGCACATTAGATAATCCTAGCGATCATGATCAAATAATTAAAAACAGTCATCAACAGATGACACCCTAAAATAATGGAATAATGATCTACAATAGCATACTACTGCAGGTACAAGGGGTGGCAGAAGTGTGCACACACATGCTAGACATTCCAACAGTTGTTTGGCAACCTCCCGAACTATGGCAACTGGGAATGAGCGGTAACTGTTTTTCCGCAGAAAATCATATAAGCTTGGCCCAAGCTTCTCACAGACCTGCCCACCATTCATTCAAATTCACCAATGTTTAAGCTCAGGGTTATCTCTTGTGGTTAGTTGATAACTCTGCCATAATCTAATGATGTACTTACAATACAGATATGGTTACGATAGTCAAACCAGTTCCGAATTTGAACACAACTGCAAAATAGACCAGCTTATATACAGGCAATCTTAACAAAGTAAATCACACACAGGAATAAAATATACACGGCAGGAATTGTGAAAGTAAAACTGAGGACTCACCTGGATCTGCTTTTTTCATATTTACAAAGCTGCTCGAGCATGCCAATTTCTATCATTGCAGCATCCCTGTACTTCTTAATTCCTCTGATGATCTTAATAGCAACCATTTCTTTCCGTTCCCTGTCCCAACATTCCAACACCTGACCAAAGGTACCTGATGTATTTGCAAACACGTAGTCAATTATGAGCACATCCTGCCAACGTCAACAATAGCAGTGCGCAAGAAACGCCTTGAGAATTCTGACACATAAACAGATGTAAAGGCGGCTGTCCAAAACTGACCTTCACCCATTTTTGCATTAATCCTATCTGCAGACATAGATACAAACCATAAGAACAAAGATATGTAAAACGTCACTCAGTTCAGAAATAAACAAACAAACTTGTGAGAAGGTAATTACAGCGTGATGTCAGGTTGTCTCCAACAGCAAAAACATAATGTCCATCCTTGTCATCTTCTCTCAGAGGAGGCGTCACAAAACGAAAAAGCCCTTGGGTCTCCTGAGAGGAAACAATACCACCAGAAGATAGCCCCATTGTCATAGCACTAATTACATTTGCGACTTCTTCCCCACAC
This window contains:
- the LOC123130649 gene encoding probable high-affinity nitrate transporter-activating protein 2.2, translated to MARSELVMALLVVVLAGGCCASAGAVAYLSKLPVILDVTASPSPGQVLHAGEDVITVTWALNASQPAGKDADYKNVKVSLCYAPVSQKEREWRKTHDDLKKDKTCQFKVTQQAYPGTGKVEYRVALDIPTATYYVRAYALDASGTQVAYGQTAPAAAFNIVSITGVTTSIKVAAGVFSAFSVASLAFFFFIEKRKKNN
- the LOC123127595 gene encoding serine/threonine-protein kinase AFC2, with protein sequence MECLAEMPHAPLDRRPRKRQRLGWDVGPEIPQLKKLCGEEVANVISAMTMGLSSGGIVSSQETQGLFRFVTPPLREDDKDGHYVFAVGDNLTSRYRINAKMGEGTFGQVLECWDRERKEMVAIKIIRGIKKYRDAAMIEIGMLEQLCKYEKSRSSCVQIRNWFDYRNHICIVCEKLGPSLYDFLRKNSYRSFPVAIVREVAKQLLECLAFMHDLRLIHTDLKPENILLVSPEYIKVPDYKVSSCSPKEGSYYKRVPKSSSIKVIDFGSTTYDQQDQTYVVSTRHYRAPEVILGLGWSYPCDIWSVGCILVELCTGEALFQTHENLEHLAMMERVLGPLPYHMLKKADRHGEKYVRKGRLNWPEGCASRESMKAVMKLPRLQNLVMQNVEHSAGDFINLLQGLLSYDPASRLTAQEALEHPFLTELSERRR